The Desulfonatronospira thiodismutans ASO3-1 DNA segment GTTTTGCCTGCATACCTTGAAAAACACCGGGCATCATTTCTGGTCATGGATTTTGACCCCCTGCGAATAAAAAAATCCTGGCAAAAGGCAGTCCTGGACAAAACAGGCATACCGGCGCACTTAGTGGATGCCCACAATATCGTCCCCTGCTGGAGCACATCCCAGAAGCAGGAATATGCCGCCAGGACCATCCGGCCCAAAATTCACAGGCAGCTGGAGGAGTTTCTTGAAGACTACCCGGATGTTAAGCCCCATCCATATCCAGCCCAGGCCGGGACCGGGGTTGATCCGGACGGGCTGTTGCAGGAGATGGATCTGGACAAAACCATAACACCTGTGAGGTGGCTAAGTCCCGGCCCTGCCGGTGCAGGCGAAGTTCTGGATGATTTCATGGCCCACAGGCTCTCCCTGTACCATGAACAAAGAAACGACCCCAACATGCAAGTTCTGTCCAACCTGTCCCCTTACCTGCACTTTGGACACACAAGTGCCCAGAGAGTAGCCCTGCAGGTCAAAAAACAGCTTGATACTCCAGTACAGTCAAGGGAAGCCTTCCTGGAAGAACTGATTGTACGCAGGGAACTTTCGGACAATTTCTGCCACTACAATCAAAACTACGACAATTTCCAGGGTCTGCCCGCCTGGGCGCAAAAGACTCTGGACAAACACCGCAGTGACAGCAGGGATTATCTCTATGAACCCCAGGCGCTGGAACAGGGCCTGACCCACGATCCCCTCTGGAACGCGGCCCAGACTGAAATGGTCAAAAGCGGCAAGATGCATGGCTACATGCGCATGTACTGGGCCAAAAAGATCCTGGAATGGAGCAGAAGCCCTGAACAGGCCATTGACACAGCCATTTACTTAAATGACAAGTATGAACTTGATGGCCGAGACCCCAATGGGTACACAGGCATAATGTGGTCCATAGGCGGGGTGCATGACCGGGGCTGGAAAGAAAGGAAAATTTTCGGAACAGTAAGATACATGAACTACAACGGTTGCAGACGCAAGTTCAATGTGGATGCCTACATCCAGAAATGGATATAAACAGACAGGGAGAAAGACATGAAATATTTTATTCTCGGTGGAACCGGTTTTGTGGGAAAGCAGCTCCTGGATTTTCTCCTTGAGCAGGGAGAGGATGTAACCGCTCTGGTTCGGGACGAATCCAAAGTCAAAAACAAATCGCCCAGGCTCAGTCTTGTCCAGGGCGACCCCCTGAAAAAGGGTGACTGGCAGAATCGGGTAAGCGAGGCGGACGTGGTCATCAACCTGGTGGGCTCCCCGGTAATGACCAGGTGGAACGACAAGTCCAAAAAACTCATCGAATCCAGTCGCGTGGATTCCACCAACAACGTGGTGGCGGCCATGAAGGACCTGGAACCCAGGACTTTCATCTGTGCCAATGCAGTGGGATACTACGGACCAAGGAGCGATGAACGGGTGGATGAGAACACCGGACCGGGAAATGATTTTCTGTCCCACGTGGCCGTAAAATGGCAGGAAGCGGCCCAGGCAGCGGAAAAACTCGGGCACCGGGTGGTTGTGTCCAGGTTTCCGGCAGTCCTTGGACCCGGCGGAGGGGCCATGGCCCAGATGCTTCCCGTATTCAGGCTCGGCCTGGGCGGAAAACTGGGCAGCGGCAGGCAGTGGTTCCCCTGGGTGCATATCCTGGACCTGGTCCGGGCGCTGCATTTCATGAGCGCAAAAGAGGACATATCCGGCCCCGTAAATGTATGCGCCCCCCAGGAAATAACCAATGAAGACTTTACCCGGGCCATGTCCAGGGTGCTCAAAAGGCCTGCATTTTTCAAGGTGCCCGGACTGGCCTTAAAGATCATTTACGGCGAAGTGGGAGACATGCTCCTCACTGGTCAACGCTGCGTCCCTGCAGTCCTGCAGAAGGCCGGATTCGAGTACATGTTCCCGGAGATAGAAAAGGCCCTGGCCGATATTGTCAGGAAGTGACTTTTAAGCAACACACCTCTACTGGATGCGACTGCAAAAAGTCCTTTTTTCAGTCTCAGGAGTCAGGAGACAGAAATCAGTAAAAACAAAGGTTTATAGAATTGACTTGTTCCTGAATTCTTAATTGCCTGACTTTTTGCAGTCGCATCTTACCAGGGAGAAGCTGCAGTCAGCTGGAAACTGTTGTGGACAAATCGTGAGTTAGGCCTCTCTGAAAATTGCTTCTTCGACCGGTTTTGGAAGTTCGACTATGACAAAAAGCTCCTTTGGGAATAAATAATCCTTGCCAGACTCGTCGATTACGCGGATTTGCTGATGTTTTTCAGCTTTTGGATCAGGAATTGCCTCGTAGAGTTTTCTCGCTTCTAACGAAGCTTCATATCCCTTATTTTTTATACAAATCACTAATTGATGCTCCATAATATCCCCTCCTGGAAATCAATCCAAGTACTTCTTGATCTTGAATTCTTTATTGTTCACGTTTTCCTGCATCAGGGCAGACAGCAGTACGGCATTAAGGATGGAATCGCGTTTAGAACTACTTTTCCACATCAAAATGGCGGTTCTAAGACTCACAATCAAGCAAAAAGCGAACTCTTTTCAAATATTTTCAATATATTGGGTGGTTCAGACCCGAACAACTGACTCTGGTCAAGATAGAGGCGCAGGCTATCAGACATGTGCTTTTCTCATGTCAGAATGTTCAATGTTCGCCTTGGCAAAAAACAGGGCCGCCTGAATATCTTCTCTTTTCAACTCAGGGTAGTCGCGCAGCAACTGATCCCAGGTAGATCCTTCAGCAATCTGTTCCAGAATGATGCCCAGGGGTATCCTTGTGCCCTTTATGACTGGCTTTCCGTTGCATACTTTTGGATTCCATTCAATTCTTTCTAAAAAATTCATAGGTTGTCTCCTGAGCCAATAACTTGTTCTGACATCAAATCGCCGCTTTTATCCGGCTGTCGGTCCGCGCAATTTCTATACAGCAACAGCCTCAAAAGCCACACTCAGATCCTCGGTGCTGGACAGAGAATAGTTCAGCTTCTTCCGGGTCGGACCTAACTAATTATCTGTTTACATGAGACAACTAAATCTCCGAATCCTGCATAAAATTAATCCAAGACAGTGTAAATTACGGTGGCCATATTTATAAATAAAGTGTCAAACACCATTAACACAATTCTGGAGAGACAAAATGGAATACTGGTTTGCCGAACAAGAGGCGCCGTGGAGAGACTCAGCGCGCAACGAGAATCAGACCTTGCACCATTTCGAAATGCCTGTCCCGGGAAAAGAGTTTGTATCCGTGCTGAAAGGCAGAGGCTGCAATCCACATGTCATTGGTTGGGATGGGTGTGCCAGCGCTTTTGAGCTTGTCCAGTATGGAGGCATAAAAATCTGCTGTCTCTACATCAACGGCATGTACAACAACCCTGGGAGAATCCAGGAAAAAATCAAGTTCCTCCCTATTCTTGTCTTCCCTGTTTCCGCCCTTGAACCCTGAAAGCAACTCTCCAATGCTTATGGTGGAAATCCCGATTTTGTCCACCTTTCGCAGATAGTCTGCCACCTCCGGATCTCCTTTCAGGGCCAAGGAGTAGATGTTGGTGTCTATCATCACTCTTTTCATGACCAGAGTTCCGGGTCTATCTGCCTTTCCCGGCTGATTTTATCGCTGATTTCCCGGAATTCCCTTTCAGTCCATTTGCCGAATAGATCATCCAGATCACTGTATTCCCTGGAATATTTTTGCTCTTTATCCAACCCGAGTTCTTTTTTTACCATTTCCAGGATCAATCGGTTAGTGCTCTTTCCCTGCCTGGAAGCTGCCTGTTTCAGCTTTTCCGAGGTTTCCGGGTCTATGCCGCGCAAGGTAATTGCCTTCATACATCTCCTCCAAGGCATCTTATAAAGATTGCATGTTGAAATTATAAAATAGCATCATGGTAAGGGAAAATCAAGCCCTTTAACTCAAAGGAGACAACTTAACATAGAGATTTCTACGTAGGATCAGCAGTTTACCAAAAAGATGGGCAAGTTCTGAACATCCAAACCCGGGAGTAAGTCTAAAAAATATCCGCCTTGTAAAAGCAGGTCATGAAACTTAAAGACAGGCCAGCCTGTCTTGCCATGCATTGCCTGATGTGAGCAATCACGCGCAGTTATTACCCATTTCAGGCTTGGTATGTTTTGGGCAATAAAGGCGGGTTTTTACCCATTTCATGCCTGGCCTGATTTGGGTAAAATGCTATCACTACAGCGAAACTTATGACTGACCTCCGGGGACTGGCTCTCCCCGCACTTATTTTTTCCAATAAAACCAAAATCATTTGTAATAAAAATAAGTGCGGGGGTGCCTGTCCCCAATTGAGGCAGGTATAATATTTTATAAGCTTCGCTGTAGTACTATTTGCAGGTCTGTGTAAAACTGCGTTTGAAAATAAACAGCGCAGCCAGCGCCAGTGCCAGGCAGCCGGCGAAAATAAAGCTGTATGACCCGGACTGGTCCTGACCCAGGACATCAAGAAACATTCCCGCCGAGGCCGTGCCCAGGGCTCCGGATACAAAAAAGACCAGGTTGAAAACGCCCATTCCAAGCCCAACGCGACCGTCGGGAAGAGTCCCGGACACAGCGCCTGCCAGTGAAGAATGTATAATGGTAAAGCCAGAGTTGGCCACGATGAGGCACAAAGCGCTTACTACCGGGCTCTGGCCGGC contains these protein-coding regions:
- a CDS encoding deoxyribodipyrimidine photo-lyase, encoding MRVHPRRIQEIRTGNQDSGPVIYWMSRDQRIKDNWALVHAQDLALHLSRPLRIVFCLADGFLQAGLRQFDFMLRGLHECAGVAESLNIPLDLVRGEAGLVLPAYLEKHRASFLVMDFDPLRIKKSWQKAVLDKTGIPAHLVDAHNIVPCWSTSQKQEYAARTIRPKIHRQLEEFLEDYPDVKPHPYPAQAGTGVDPDGLLQEMDLDKTITPVRWLSPGPAGAGEVLDDFMAHRLSLYHEQRNDPNMQVLSNLSPYLHFGHTSAQRVALQVKKQLDTPVQSREAFLEELIVRRELSDNFCHYNQNYDNFQGLPAWAQKTLDKHRSDSRDYLYEPQALEQGLTHDPLWNAAQTEMVKSGKMHGYMRMYWAKKILEWSRSPEQAIDTAIYLNDKYELDGRDPNGYTGIMWSIGGVHDRGWKERKIFGTVRYMNYNGCRRKFNVDAYIQKWI
- a CDS encoding TIGR01777 family oxidoreductase; the encoded protein is MKYFILGGTGFVGKQLLDFLLEQGEDVTALVRDESKVKNKSPRLSLVQGDPLKKGDWQNRVSEADVVINLVGSPVMTRWNDKSKKLIESSRVDSTNNVVAAMKDLEPRTFICANAVGYYGPRSDERVDENTGPGNDFLSHVAVKWQEAAQAAEKLGHRVVVSRFPAVLGPGGGAMAQMLPVFRLGLGGKLGSGRQWFPWVHILDLVRALHFMSAKEDISGPVNVCAPQEITNEDFTRAMSRVLKRPAFFKVPGLALKIIYGEVGDMLLTGQRCVPAVLQKAGFEYMFPEIEKALADIVRK
- a CDS encoding DUF433 domain-containing protein, whose amino-acid sequence is MNFLERIEWNPKVCNGKPVIKGTRIPLGIILEQIAEGSTWDQLLRDYPELKREDIQAALFFAKANIEHSDMRKAHV
- a CDS encoding type II toxin-antitoxin system VapC family toxin, with the translated sequence MKRVMIDTNIYSLALKGDPEVADYLRKVDKIGISTISIGELLSGFKGGNREDKNREELDFFLDSPRVVVHAVDVETADFYASILDKLKSAGTPIPTNDMWIAASAFQHGYKLFSRDRHFEMVQGLILVAR